One genomic segment of bacterium includes these proteins:
- the rfaE2 gene encoding D-glycero-beta-D-manno-heptose 1-phosphate adenylyltransferase, giving the protein MTKIISKSAVPELAKRLHKGRKRIVFTNGVFDILHAGHVDYLTRARKLGDLLIVGLNTDASVKVNKGDLRPIVPYKYRAKMLAALTVVDYIVPLERKTPDKLIPLINPDILVKGADYKVSEIVGADFVLEHGGKVVRMKLVKGLSTSEIIRRIKQTY; this is encoded by the coding sequence ATGACGAAGATAATTTCCAAAAGCGCAGTCCCCGAACTCGCCAAACGCCTCCACAAGGGCCGTAAACGTATCGTTTTCACCAACGGAGTGTTTGATATCCTCCATGCCGGTCATGTCGATTATCTGACTCGTGCTCGCAAACTCGGAGACTTGCTGATAGTTGGCCTCAATACTGACGCCTCCGTCAAAGTCAACAAGGGCGACCTTCGTCCCATAGTCCCCTATAAATATCGCGCAAAGATGCTTGCCGCTCTCACGGTTGTAGACTATATTGTCCCTTTAGAGAGAAAGACACCTGATAAGCTCATTCCATTGATCAATCCTGATATCCTTGTCAAGGGTGCCGATTACAAGGTCTCGGAGATTGTCGGTGCTGACTTCGTTCTCGAACATGGCGGCAAAGTCGTGCGCATGAAATTGGTCAAAGGACTCTCCACCAGCGAGATTATTCGTCGAATCAAGCAGACATACTGA
- a CDS encoding CHAT domain-containing protein, with amino-acid sequence MEKTTIELAAERFLKSGVVDGSAETELASACDAEVQKLSRSSFSQAVVLAKKFAKHASHRGGVLESTAYRTLARVLHLSGSHSEALDAYLKARKLMSRDAMVRSRIDRALIDVYMYLGNFSKAKIHARCAITAFMRLKAASDLAQTRVNYANLLHRQDRHRDAEKLYRAAARFFEKSDNQVALARTLYNRANTLVQLFDLEQAEALYTRAITIWEKNEFALDANDSRYGLAWLRMLTGKFHIALLELTECERVYREGGDPRGEALCNLDRAEVYLGLGLYEDALESARKSETSFEALGLRYEKSKAALFRGQAALAVSKIAEARKALDRAQSGFTAEKNNGFLGAANLLAADLEQKQGSLRQEYLGKARSLFSNGQLPLWQAVCDLQDTSIPNRVKPALARLEKNAAVKAVPQLYAIWETVRGDQDYLRGDIAEARKHWRKAADRLDSVRAQLPPVELRNSFGKRQSSPHLRLIVSELEHDPKMAAVWSERYKTAGIWSPISTANATDDTRKRVTASLDALARQVSSLAHQIGSVGERGLSSVARSQAMSRLHKQIREQLIAVDKDQDHAVTNNDRLLEEMMSTAAKMPIVQFHLRDEDIIAFVHHRGDTTVGKIVDGRSKLADSMQRWRFILEGELLAGHLQDTMDASLEQNLWSDLGNWLWKPLGVDPRAETVLLIPEGELANLPWRALIVDGRPLLESHHFIIAPSFRHFRAAQAIKVRSQLVQIFRGKADNLPQVDHELENLVNGLSSSADLYSPCSRKDWPDQGEARIWHFAGHAFLRSDNPFYSYLALEDGALFATDFRLKQCQVHLVTLASCRSGEQVALPGEESTGLVRSLLEMGARNVIAGHWPVYDQTTAVWMAAFYDKYFQSASILAAIRHAAITVRAQYPSAYHWGAFSVFGAGE; translated from the coding sequence GTGGAAAAAACCACAATCGAATTAGCCGCTGAACGATTCCTGAAATCAGGAGTCGTCGACGGATCAGCAGAAACAGAGTTGGCTTCGGCATGCGACGCCGAGGTCCAGAAGCTGTCGCGTTCTTCATTCTCGCAAGCAGTTGTGCTCGCGAAGAAGTTCGCCAAACATGCGTCTCATCGCGGCGGTGTCCTTGAGAGCACAGCCTATCGAACATTGGCGAGAGTGCTCCACCTAAGCGGAAGTCACTCTGAGGCACTCGATGCCTACCTCAAGGCGCGCAAGCTGATGAGCCGTGATGCCATGGTGCGATCGCGAATCGACCGCGCCTTGATCGATGTCTATATGTACCTAGGTAATTTTAGCAAAGCAAAAATCCACGCACGCTGTGCAATTACAGCCTTCATGCGTCTCAAAGCTGCTTCAGACTTGGCGCAGACTCGCGTTAACTACGCCAATCTGCTCCACCGGCAAGACCGTCATCGCGATGCCGAGAAGTTGTATCGTGCTGCAGCGAGATTCTTCGAAAAGTCGGACAATCAAGTTGCTTTGGCGCGGACACTCTACAATCGCGCAAATACTCTCGTTCAACTATTCGATCTGGAGCAGGCAGAAGCGCTTTACACGCGAGCCATCACAATTTGGGAGAAGAATGAATTTGCCCTCGATGCCAATGACTCCCGCTACGGCTTGGCTTGGTTGAGAATGCTTACCGGCAAGTTCCATATCGCACTGCTCGAGTTGACAGAGTGTGAGAGAGTCTATCGCGAAGGCGGCGATCCTCGAGGCGAAGCGCTCTGCAATCTTGACCGCGCTGAGGTTTACCTTGGGCTGGGTCTCTATGAAGACGCCCTCGAGTCTGCCCGCAAGAGCGAAACCTCTTTTGAGGCTTTGGGACTTCGCTACGAGAAATCAAAAGCTGCGCTCTTTCGCGGACAAGCGGCTCTTGCGGTATCGAAAATCGCCGAAGCTCGAAAAGCGCTCGACCGCGCGCAATCTGGATTTACCGCCGAGAAAAACAATGGCTTCCTCGGAGCGGCCAATCTCCTTGCGGCTGATCTGGAACAGAAGCAGGGAAGTCTTCGACAAGAATACTTGGGTAAAGCCCGCTCGCTCTTCAGCAATGGACAATTGCCGCTCTGGCAGGCAGTGTGCGACTTACAAGACACATCAATTCCCAATCGTGTCAAACCAGCACTGGCTCGGCTCGAAAAGAACGCGGCAGTCAAAGCCGTTCCGCAGCTTTACGCAATCTGGGAGACTGTGCGCGGCGATCAGGATTATCTGCGCGGCGATATCGCTGAAGCCCGGAAACATTGGCGCAAGGCGGCTGATCGGCTCGATTCGGTGCGCGCGCAATTGCCACCGGTCGAATTGCGCAACTCTTTCGGAAAACGTCAAAGCTCACCGCACCTTCGCCTCATAGTTTCCGAGTTAGAACACGATCCGAAAATGGCTGCCGTCTGGTCGGAGCGATATAAGACTGCCGGAATTTGGTCACCAATCTCGACTGCGAATGCCACCGACGACACCCGCAAGCGCGTAACGGCAAGTCTCGATGCCTTGGCGCGCCAAGTGTCTTCGCTTGCCCACCAAATCGGCAGCGTCGGCGAGCGCGGACTGTCTTCAGTCGCGCGCAGCCAAGCTATGTCAAGGTTGCACAAGCAAATTCGCGAACAACTAATTGCAGTCGACAAGGATCAAGATCACGCGGTGACCAACAATGATCGACTGCTTGAAGAAATGATGTCCACGGCAGCAAAAATGCCAATCGTCCAGTTTCATCTTCGCGATGAAGACATCATCGCCTTCGTCCATCACCGCGGAGATACCACTGTCGGCAAGATTGTCGATGGTCGCAGTAAGCTCGCTGACTCGATGCAGCGTTGGCGCTTCATTCTCGAAGGCGAGCTGCTAGCCGGACATCTTCAAGACACGATGGATGCAAGCCTCGAACAGAACCTTTGGAGCGACCTCGGAAACTGGCTCTGGAAACCGTTGGGAGTCGATCCGCGCGCTGAGACAGTTTTGCTTATCCCTGAGGGCGAGTTGGCTAATTTGCCATGGCGGGCGCTGATTGTTGATGGTCGGCCTTTGTTGGAAAGTCACCACTTCATCATAGCACCGAGTTTCCGTCATTTCCGTGCGGCACAAGCGATTAAAGTCCGGTCACAGCTTGTTCAGATATTTCGCGGCAAAGCTGACAATCTTCCGCAGGTCGATCACGAACTTGAGAATCTCGTCAACGGATTGTCCAGCAGTGCAGACTTATACTCTCCCTGTAGTCGCAAAGACTGGCCTGACCAGGGCGAGGCAAGAATCTGGCACTTCGCCGGGCACGCATTTCTTCGCTCAGATAACCCGTTTTATTCGTATTTAGCATTAGAAGATGGTGCACTATTTGCCACCGACTTCCGTCTAAAACAATGTCAAGTCCATCTCGTTACGCTGGCTTCCTGTCGTTCCGGCGAACAGGTTGCACTTCCGGGTGAAGAATCCACCGGATTAGTACGATCTCTACTGGAGATGGGTGCGCGCAATGTCATAGCCGGTCATTGGCCGGTTTACGATCAAACTACCGCTGTCTGGATGGCGGCTTTCTACGATAAGTACTTTCAAAGTGCGAGCATTCTTGCTGCAATCCGTCACGCTGCGATCACAGTGCGGGCGCAATACCCCTCGGCATATCATTGGGGTGCCTTCTCTGTGTTTGGAGCAGGAGAATGA
- the rfaE1 gene encoding D-glycero-beta-D-manno-heptose-7-phosphate kinase, giving the protein MSILTLKRLQELFDNLSSARVLVYGDLMIDQYLWGNVNRISPEAPVPIVEVTSETMHLGGAANVARNISAIGCNVELVGLVGDDENAAKLQHLLEREGISQHKLVSDQKRPTTVKTRIIAHNQQVVRADRESRDEIDGYTENEFVKHIEGRLDDLQCLLISDYGKGVITSSFLNTIVSLARKKGKLIAVDPKETHFRNYKQVSVITPNEHEAAFAAGKRIRDDESLKDVGWGLLKELELDSILVTLGARGMALFEQDGNFNHLPTVAKKVFDVTGAGDTVIAVMTAMMAAGATKLEAAYIANQAAGIVVGYIGTAYVSRDELLETIAEQL; this is encoded by the coding sequence TTGTCGATTCTGACACTCAAACGGCTCCAGGAGCTGTTCGACAACCTCAGTAGCGCCCGCGTTCTGGTCTATGGCGACCTTATGATCGACCAATACCTCTGGGGCAACGTCAATCGTATCTCGCCGGAAGCTCCGGTACCCATTGTCGAGGTTACCTCGGAAACCATGCACCTTGGCGGAGCCGCCAATGTTGCGCGCAATATCAGCGCCATCGGCTGTAATGTCGAATTGGTCGGATTAGTTGGCGATGATGAAAACGCCGCCAAACTCCAGCACCTTCTCGAGCGGGAAGGGATCAGCCAACACAAACTTGTCAGCGATCAAAAACGGCCCACGACGGTCAAAACTCGCATCATCGCGCACAACCAGCAAGTCGTTCGCGCCGATCGTGAATCACGCGACGAAATCGATGGCTATACCGAAAACGAATTCGTTAAGCACATCGAAGGCCGTCTCGACGACCTTCAGTGCCTGCTCATTTCCGACTATGGCAAGGGCGTGATTACTTCGTCCTTCCTGAATACGATCGTTAGTCTTGCCCGCAAAAAGGGCAAACTTATCGCTGTCGATCCAAAGGAAACTCACTTCCGGAATTACAAACAGGTCTCAGTCATTACCCCCAACGAACACGAGGCTGCCTTCGCCGCTGGCAAGCGCATTCGCGATGACGAATCACTGAAAGATGTCGGTTGGGGACTACTGAAGGAACTTGAACTTGATTCAATCCTGGTCACCCTCGGTGCGCGTGGAATGGCGCTGTTCGAACAAGACGGCAACTTCAACCATCTCCCGACAGTCGCCAAGAAAGTGTTCGACGTAACCGGGGCAGGGGATACCGTCATCGCTGTAATGACTGCCATGATGGCGGCCGGCGCAACCAAGCTGGAAGCGGCATACATTGCAAATCAAGCGGCTGGAATTGTCGTCGGCTATATCGGCACGGCCTATGTCAGTCGCGATGAGCTGCTTGAGACAATCGCGGAGCAACTGTAA
- a CDS encoding tetratricopeptide repeat protein, with the protein MRQRLHRENGSRFAVCLEYLGLNEYFAGNYAKAREYYDQVLAMPEPTASAVAQTLRMLTDVEIAEGNWDAAKRPPPGLMPRSTRFPNASNWAHCGGLTGRFIRTTTTTPRRGSILKSQSIC; encoded by the coding sequence TTGAGGCAAAGGCTTCATCGAGAAAATGGTTCGCGATTCGCAGTCTGCCTTGAATATCTCGGTCTTAACGAATACTTCGCTGGGAACTATGCCAAGGCGCGCGAATACTACGATCAGGTTCTTGCCATGCCGGAACCGACAGCTTCGGCAGTAGCGCAGACTTTGCGGATGCTCACCGATGTTGAAATCGCTGAAGGCAACTGGGACGCCGCCAAGCGACCGCCGCCAGGGCTGATGCCGCGATCAACAAGATTTCCGAACGCATCGAATTGGGCGCACTGTGGCGGGCTTACGGGCAGATTCATACGCACGACAACGACCACGCCAAGGCGCGGGAGTATTTTGAAAAGTCAATCGATCTGCTGA
- a CDS encoding HD domain-containing protein produces the protein MKIRDVNTGDLLLGYYALTKCDLVPFTGGVRLQLEMSDSTGRIAGIMWGEEAEQTYPSLKDATVVKVKGLVSSYRGTMQVQVEKVRPAKTDEYDPSELLAASEFSLEELEAGIEEMVNLITDEELHTLVVEVLYDEDVKRHYFQSPAGTKWHHGYLRGLAEHSLSMARLASKVCEHYDYLDRSLLISGALLHDVGKISELEVGATFEYSVDGRLFGHMVIGFEIVKSAADRLGLQGDVNVKRLLHMILSHQGKKEYSAPVEPEFEEAFALYFIDELDSKLNAISRIRSKPENQGRPFSDWVQLLGGFLYLERKEPSSDNPESD, from the coding sequence TTGAAAATTCGCGACGTCAACACCGGCGACCTGCTCTTGGGCTACTACGCCCTCACCAAATGCGATCTGGTCCCGTTCACCGGTGGTGTCCGTCTCCAACTTGAGATGTCCGACTCAACCGGCCGCATCGCTGGTATTATGTGGGGAGAAGAAGCAGAACAAACCTACCCGTCGCTCAAAGACGCCACCGTCGTCAAAGTCAAGGGCCTCGTCAGTTCCTATCGCGGCACTATGCAGGTCCAGGTCGAGAAGGTCCGTCCCGCCAAGACTGACGAATATGACCCGTCCGAATTGCTGGCCGCCAGCGAGTTCTCGCTCGAAGAACTCGAGGCCGGTATCGAAGAGATGGTCAACCTCATCACCGATGAAGAACTTCACACGCTGGTCGTCGAAGTCCTCTACGATGAGGATGTCAAACGCCACTATTTTCAATCGCCTGCCGGGACCAAATGGCACCACGGCTACTTGCGCGGCCTCGCCGAACACTCGCTTTCGATGGCACGACTGGCGTCCAAAGTCTGCGAACACTACGACTACCTCGACAGGTCGCTGCTGATCTCAGGCGCATTGCTTCACGATGTCGGCAAAATTTCCGAACTGGAGGTTGGCGCCACCTTTGAATATTCCGTCGATGGCCGGCTCTTCGGCCACATGGTGATTGGTTTCGAAATCGTCAAATCCGCCGCCGACCGTCTCGGCTTGCAGGGCGACGTCAACGTCAAACGCCTCCTGCACATGATCCTATCGCATCAGGGCAAGAAGGAATACTCCGCGCCGGTCGAACCGGAATTCGAGGAAGCTTTCGCCTTATACTTCATTGACGAACTCGACTCCAAGCTGAATGCGATTTCCCGCATCCGCTCCAAACCAGAAAATCAGGGCCGCCCCTTTTCCGACTGGGTGCAACTGCTCGGCGGATTCTTGTACCTCGAACGAAAAGAACCTTCCAGCGACAATCCAGAATCAGACTAA
- a CDS encoding sigma-54-dependent Fis family transcriptional regulator yields the protein MEAQIEQLKAAKALFVEMEVPKRVAQVDEALGKITNLKAGNPDKTKRSLTLKSAPAVPVVIAVSRSMSDIMELVERVKDRDMSVLITGETGTGKDLLAEYIHATGNRSGGPFTAINCAAVPENLLECELFGVKKGTYTGSTADKPGLIESADGGTFYFDEIGDAPAAIQSKLLRVIETKTVRRLGANEDVRVNVRFIAATNHNLQERIASKEFRRDLYYRLAEVEIGLPPLRERREDVMPLISRFLKTQDIELTTAQYGQLESRLNGYDWPGNVREVRHLVNLATLTNTNGDLIPALESALSMLNHPDVTESKAALIEMLERHQGNISGMARELGIPRTTLISHLKKFGLL from the coding sequence GTGGAAGCACAAATTGAACAGCTCAAAGCCGCGAAGGCGCTGTTTGTCGAGATGGAAGTTCCGAAGCGCGTCGCGCAAGTGGATGAGGCGCTGGGAAAGATTACCAATCTGAAGGCAGGCAATCCCGACAAGACAAAACGAAGCCTGACGCTTAAGAGCGCGCCGGCTGTTCCGGTGGTGATTGCGGTGAGCCGTTCGATGAGCGATATCATGGAGCTGGTGGAACGGGTCAAGGACCGCGACATGTCGGTACTGATTACGGGCGAAACGGGCACGGGCAAGGATTTGCTGGCAGAGTATATTCACGCAACCGGCAATCGCAGCGGCGGTCCGTTTACGGCGATCAATTGCGCCGCAGTGCCGGAGAATCTGCTTGAGTGTGAGTTGTTCGGCGTCAAGAAAGGGACCTACACCGGGTCAACCGCCGACAAACCGGGCCTGATCGAGTCTGCCGACGGCGGGACATTTTATTTTGACGAGATCGGCGATGCGCCGGCGGCGATACAGAGCAAACTTCTGCGCGTGATTGAGACCAAGACGGTTCGCCGTCTCGGGGCGAACGAAGATGTGCGCGTGAATGTGCGATTTATTGCGGCGACGAATCATAATCTTCAGGAGCGGATCGCGAGCAAGGAATTCCGCCGCGATTTGTATTATCGTCTTGCTGAAGTTGAGATCGGTCTGCCGCCGCTGCGCGAACGGCGCGAAGATGTGATGCCGCTGATTTCGCGATTTCTCAAGACGCAGGATATCGAGCTGACGACGGCGCAGTATGGTCAACTTGAGTCGCGGCTAAACGGATATGACTGGCCAGGCAACGTACGTGAAGTGCGGCACCTGGTCAATCTGGCGACTCTGACGAACACGAATGGCGATTTGATTCCGGCGCTCGAGAGTGCACTGAGCATGCTCAATCATCCCGACGTAACCGAGTCGAAGGCGGCATTGATCGAGATGCTGGAGCGTCATCAGGGCAACATTTCGGGTATGGCGCGCGAGCTGGGGATTCCGCGGACGACGCTGATTTCGCACTTGAAGAAGTTCGGACTTCTGTAA
- a CDS encoding S8 family serine peptidase, translated as MKNCYDVGIGVVVSAGNDTIIDYPANSPYVLAVGMTDRNDNYVTGSGAGPELDVVAPGKDVWTLDLTGGDGLNPADIDHSCDNNLDLACKVTGTSFAAPLVAGIIAKMYIANPWFNGQAAVQGNAELVYEIIRHSADREPYGGGDGRVNDLVGWGRVNADKAVTEVKRGDANNDGSVTVSDIVFIIAHIFAGGPAPETNPGVADTNCSGI; from the coding sequence ATTAAGAACTGCTACGATGTCGGCATTGGGGTCGTTGTTTCGGCCGGAAACGACACAATAATCGATTACCCGGCGAATTCACCCTACGTGTTGGCGGTTGGGATGACGGATCGCAATGATAATTATGTCACAGGTTCTGGAGCTGGGCCGGAACTGGATGTCGTTGCTCCCGGCAAAGACGTCTGGACATTGGATTTGACGGGAGGCGACGGACTAAATCCTGCCGATATCGACCATAGTTGCGATAACAATCTCGATCTCGCGTGCAAAGTTACAGGTACTTCTTTTGCCGCGCCATTGGTTGCCGGTATTATCGCCAAAATGTACATTGCGAATCCGTGGTTTAATGGCCAAGCAGCTGTGCAGGGAAACGCTGAGCTTGTTTACGAGATTATTCGCCACTCGGCAGACCGCGAACCTTATGGCGGTGGTGACGGAAGAGTCAATGACTTGGTTGGCTGGGGGCGGGTCAATGCCGACAAGGCTGTCACTGAAGTCAAGCGCGGTGATGCCAACAATGACGGATCGGTCACCGTTAGCGACATTGTTTTTATAATTGCTCACATCTTTGCAGGCGGGCCAGCGCCAGAGACCAACCCGGGAGTAGCCGACACCAATTGTAGTGGCATATGA
- a CDS encoding S8 family serine peptidase: MVPSKTNQPRQRFHFQAHKRSSTGTAVKVGIIDTGLNFEHPQFAARSSHVHSGFDFVDNDADANDEPGGVASGHGTFVAGAIALVAPGADLYAYRTLDTLGRGNGYTIARAVVKAVEDGCRIINLSLGLRGHHSAIHDAIDFAESLGVVVVAAAGNDSTGDENLFPFPALKSSVIAVAAVDSLNHKADFSNWGNKVDLCAPGTRVYAPHLDTLYAWWDGTSFAAPMVAGVAALMLSIDSSLTADAIDSILGETAIDIDAINPLYAGELGKGLVNPPAALAALTDFVCGDANGTNSINISDAIYVINYIFAGGSPPVPTLAGDCDCSGSLTISDAVFLINFVFAGGDPPCGNCQ, encoded by the coding sequence TTGGTACCTTCGAAGACCAACCAGCCGCGGCAGCGCTTTCACTTCCAAGCGCACAAACGGTCGTCTACCGGAACTGCAGTCAAGGTTGGTATCATCGATACCGGTCTCAATTTCGAACATCCGCAGTTCGCCGCAAGGTCATCGCACGTTCATTCCGGCTTTGATTTTGTTGATAACGATGCCGATGCCAATGATGAACCGGGCGGCGTCGCCTCTGGTCATGGGACCTTTGTCGCCGGAGCAATTGCATTAGTCGCTCCCGGTGCTGACTTGTATGCTTACCGTACACTGGACACCCTCGGACGCGGAAATGGCTATACAATTGCAAGAGCAGTTGTCAAAGCTGTCGAAGATGGTTGCCGGATCATCAATCTCAGCCTCGGGTTGCGGGGGCATCACAGTGCCATCCACGATGCGATCGACTTCGCCGAAAGTCTCGGCGTGGTTGTCGTAGCAGCTGCCGGCAACGATTCCACTGGTGACGAAAATCTCTTTCCGTTCCCGGCACTGAAGTCATCTGTTATCGCCGTTGCAGCCGTAGATTCACTCAACCATAAAGCCGACTTTTCCAACTGGGGGAACAAGGTCGACCTCTGCGCACCCGGAACAAGAGTCTATGCTCCACATCTGGACACACTTTATGCCTGGTGGGATGGCACAAGCTTTGCAGCGCCAATGGTAGCCGGTGTCGCTGCGCTGATGTTGTCAATCGACTCCAGCCTTACCGCCGATGCAATCGACAGCATACTCGGCGAGACTGCCATTGATATTGACGCAATCAATCCTCTTTATGCAGGTGAATTGGGCAAGGGTCTCGTCAATCCTCCAGCTGCTCTTGCTGCTTTGACCGATTTTGTTTGCGGGGATGCTAACGGCACCAATAGCATCAACATCTCTGATGCTATCTATGTCATTAATTATATCTTCGCCGGAGGCTCGCCGCCAGTTCCCACTCTGGCTGGTGACTGTGATTGCAGCGGTTCGCTCACCATATCCGATGCTGTTTTCTTGATAAATTTTGTTTTTGCAGGCGGGGACCCGCCATGCGGAAACTGCCAATAG
- a CDS encoding DUF3467 domain-containing protein, with product MNKPPTQQIQLELREAEAEGIYSNLVMIGHSPSEIILDFARFLPGTPKARVFARVIMTPQNAKSVLKTLEDNLKKYEEKFGEIKIQGDVDQKNIGFARPEPQ from the coding sequence ATGAACAAGCCACCTACTCAACAGATACAATTGGAACTGCGCGAAGCCGAAGCCGAGGGAATTTACTCTAATCTGGTCATGATTGGGCATTCGCCTTCGGAGATTATTCTCGATTTCGCCCGTTTTCTACCCGGGACACCGAAAGCACGTGTATTTGCCCGAGTCATTATGACGCCGCAAAACGCCAAGTCGGTACTGAAGACGCTTGAGGATAATCTCAAGAAGTATGAGGAGAAATTCGGCGAGATCAAGATTCAGGGTGACGTTGACCAGAAGAATATCGGTTTTGCCCGGCCGGAGCCGCAGTAA
- a CDS encoding CHRD domain-containing protein: MNILSRISLAGLVATILLAASPLYATIHNISVGNFFFTPGKTQACLGDTVRWTWTGGVHQVDSDPSSPKAFLSPLQSLPGSTYDLILSVSDPVGAYPYTCSVHPLSMIDTIFVSNCNPTIYTFLLDDDQEVSCTGTGSTATGFGIAILNPAQTQLSVYVEHNVIGANAAHIHFGAPCVDGGAIRFGFTSAVSPIHETWAISPSNVAALLAGNLYVNIHSPSFPSGEIRGQIVQAPIKFVYTLDEAQALAAAGTNSLASGVSVCELNPASTSLNVKVTHDVQSTIDGHVHFGVPGVEGPIRFGFANPLSPINENWSLDTLNLKDLMQGDLYINIHSTAFPSGEIRGQLKRQDVNIAMKMNGALANGGAGTGSTAVGFTVATLSANLKTLTMHTEHNVTSPIDAHVHFGAPNVEGPIRHGFASSASPSNEVMNLTATDVTDLLAGNLYINIHSTGFPSGEIRGQLVLEQPQTYVLGLDESQAAACAGTGSAATGSCTAKLKAGGREMTIDLTHNVSSPIDGHVHRGAICVSGPIIFGFSSPASPIREVWYLGVPDIIDMLQEELYVNVHSVAFPVEEIRGQIGAPPAPACLCGDANNSGGFSISDAVYIIAHIFGGGPAPAQPCLGDANGSGGISISDAVYLIAHIFGGGPAPFCP, translated from the coding sequence ATGAACATTCTGTCACGCATCTCGTTGGCGGGATTAGTCGCAACAATTCTATTGGCGGCAAGTCCGCTCTATGCGACAATCCACAACATTTCCGTAGGAAACTTCTTTTTCACACCGGGCAAGACCCAAGCCTGCCTCGGCGACACTGTGCGCTGGACTTGGACCGGTGGCGTGCATCAGGTCGATTCTGATCCCAGTTCCCCCAAGGCGTTTCTCTCGCCCTTACAGAGCCTTCCAGGGTCGACGTATGACTTGATTCTGAGCGTCTCTGATCCCGTCGGGGCATATCCATATACCTGTTCAGTTCATCCGCTCTCAATGATAGACACGATTTTCGTCTCCAACTGCAATCCAACGATCTACACATTCCTTCTGGATGACGATCAGGAAGTTAGCTGCACCGGTACCGGCAGTACGGCAACAGGATTCGGTATCGCTATCCTAAATCCTGCACAGACCCAGCTTTCTGTCTATGTCGAACACAATGTAATCGGCGCCAATGCCGCTCATATCCACTTCGGTGCACCGTGCGTTGATGGCGGTGCCATTCGCTTTGGCTTTACGTCCGCCGTGAGCCCGATTCACGAAACTTGGGCAATCAGCCCGTCAAACGTAGCGGCCCTGCTTGCCGGAAACTTGTATGTCAATATCCACTCGCCCAGCTTCCCGAGCGGTGAAATTCGCGGGCAAATAGTCCAGGCTCCGATAAAGTTTGTCTATACGCTCGATGAGGCCCAGGCTCTCGCAGCTGCTGGTACCAATTCGCTTGCCTCCGGCGTTTCCGTATGCGAATTGAACCCAGCCAGCACTAGCCTCAATGTCAAAGTCACTCACGATGTTCAGAGTACAATCGACGGCCATGTCCACTTCGGAGTGCCCGGTGTAGAGGGTCCGATTCGTTTCGGTTTCGCCAATCCCTTGAGTCCGATCAACGAGAACTGGAGTCTTGACACACTCAATTTGAAAGACCTGATGCAGGGCGACCTATACATCAATATCCACTCAACGGCGTTTCCATCAGGCGAAATCCGCGGCCAGCTCAAGCGGCAGGATGTCAACATCGCCATGAAAATGAATGGCGCCTTGGCGAATGGCGGCGCCGGAACCGGTTCGACTGCGGTTGGATTCACGGTCGCCACGCTCAGTGCAAACCTCAAGACGCTAACAATGCACACAGAGCATAATGTTACCAGTCCCATTGACGCCCACGTCCACTTCGGTGCGCCAAACGTTGAAGGTCCGATTCGTCACGGCTTCGCAAGCTCGGCGAGTCCTTCCAACGAAGTCATGAACTTGACCGCCACCGACGTTACCGACTTGTTAGCCGGTAACCTCTACATCAATATCCACTCGACGGGTTTCCCGTCCGGTGAGATTCGCGGTCAGCTCGTGCTCGAACAGCCCCAGACTTATGTGTTGGGATTGGATGAATCTCAAGCCGCGGCTTGCGCCGGAACCGGCAGCGCCGCTACTGGCTCTTGCACCGCCAAGCTCAAAGCCGGTGGCCGCGAAATGACCATCGACCTTACGCACAACGTATCCAGCCCGATTGACGGTCACGTTCATCGTGGCGCGATTTGCGTCTCCGGACCAATCATTTTCGGCTTCAGCAGTCCAGCCAGTCCGATTCGCGAAGTCTGGTACCTCGGCGTTCCCGACATCATTGACATGCTGCAGGAAGAGCTTTATGTCAACGTCCATTCTGTTGCGTTCCCGGTCGAAGAAATCCGCGGACAAATCGGCGCGCCGCCAGCACCTGCCTGCCTTTGCGGTGATGCCAACAACAGCGGTGGCTTCAGTATTTCCGACGCCGTCTACATCATCGCCCACATCTTTGGCGGCGGTCCGGCACCCGCTCAACCGTGTCTTGGCGACGCCAATGGTAGCGGCGGTATCAGTATCTCTGACGCTGTGTACTTGATCGCACACATTTTCGGCGGCGGACCGGCTCCATTCTGCCCGTAA